One stretch of Bombina bombina isolate aBomBom1 chromosome 7, aBomBom1.pri, whole genome shotgun sequence DNA includes these proteins:
- the LOC128636455 gene encoding SR-related and CTD-associated factor 8-like: MGNILQSRSIMVNPVPRSLQSSDIIGNILQSSSIMGNPVPRSLQSSGILENPVPRSLQSSGILGSPVPRSLQSSGILENPVPKSLQSSGILGSPVPRSLHSRSIMGRPVPRSLQSSGILENPVPRSLQSSGILGSPFPRSLQSSGILGSPVPRSLQSSGILGSPVPRSLQSRSIMGSPVPRSLQSSGILENPVPRSLQSSGILGSPVPMSLQSHSIMGSPVPRSLKSSGIMRIPVPRSLQSSGIMRIPVPSNLQSSGNMGIPVPRSLQSSGIMGIPVPRSLQSSGIMRILVPSNLQSSGIMGIPVPRSLQSSGIMGIPVPRSLQSSGIMRIPVPSNLQSSGIMGIPVPRSLQSSGIIVSG; encoded by the coding sequence ATGGGAAACATCTTACAATCTCGTAGCATTATGGTAAACCCTGTTCCaaggagtttacaatctagtgACATTATAGGAAACATCTTACAATCTAGTAGCATTATGGGaaaccctgttccaaggagcttacaatccaGTGGCATTCTGGAaaaccctgttccaaggagcttacaatctagtggcatTCTGGGAagccctgttccaaggagcttacaatctagtggcatTCTGGAAAACCCTgttccaaagagcttacaatctagtggcatTCTGGGAagccctgttccaaggagcttacactCTCGTAGCATTATGGGAAggcctgttccaaggagcttacaatctagtggcatTCTGGAaaaccctgttccaaggagcttacaatctagtggcatTCTGGGAAGCCCttttccaaggagcttacaatctagtggcatTCTGGGAagccctgttccaaggagcttacaatctagtggcatTCTGGGAagccctgttccaaggagcttacaatctcgtAGCATTATGGGAagccctgttccaaggagcttacaatctagtggcatTCTGGAaaaccctgttccaaggagcttacaatctagtggcatTCTGGGAAGCCCTGTTCCAATGAGCTTACAATCTCATAGCATTATGGGAagccctgttccaaggagcttaaaATCTAGTGGCATTATGAGAATCCCTGTTCCAagaagcttacaatctagtggcatTATGAGAATCCCTGTTCCAAGTAATTTACAATCTAGTGGCAATATGGGAatccctgttccaaggagcttacaatctagtggcatTATGGGAATCCCTGTCCCaaggagtttacaatctagtggCATTATGAGAATCCTTGTTCCAAGTAATTTACAATCTAGTGGCATTATGGGAatccctgttccaaggagcttacaatctagtggcatTATGGGAATCCCTGTTCCaaggagtttacaatctagtggCATTATGAGAATCCCTGTTCCAAGTAATTTACAATCTAGTGGCATTATGGGAATCCCTGTTCCaaggagtttacaatctagtggCATAATAGTAAGTGGTTAA